A segment of the Gemmatimonadales bacterium genome:
GGGTTCGTCTCATGTTCGCACCGTGAGGAGAGAGATCTGGTAGTCGACCTACATAGTTGTGCCGCCGCTCATCGGAGACAAGAGGTCGCACTCTGACAAAATGTCCCACCGCTCGGCAAAGAACATTCAAGGGTTCTTCATGCTCCCTTAACCCAGGGGAGTGAGGATTGGGGGCACCACTTCACTGGATGGTCCGTATGCGCTCGGTCCATAGGCTGGTTTTTCCGTTGTGTTTCGGTGTTGCATCCCAGCTCTCGGCGACAGACAACCCCGCCGACCGCGCGCGCGCCTATGTTGCCGAGCACACCGGTGGGGTGCACGTGGTGCCGAGCTACGCTCGCCAGACCGGGCTCGCCTGCGCCGCGTGTCACTATCAGTTCCTGACGTTGACCCCGTTCGGACGCAAGTTCAAGCTGAATGGATACACGCTCACCAACCTTCCGTCGCTGTTCGACAAGGACTCCTCCACCAATGGTGGTAGGCTGGGTCTCAGCCCCTTCTCTCTGCTCTCTGCGATGGCCACCGCGTCGATGACCCATACCAAGGACGATCTGCCCGACACCCAGAACGACGCGGTCATGCTTCCGCAGGAGCTGAGCGGCTTCCTGGCAGGCCGGATTTCCCCCAACATCGGAATCTTCTCTCAATTCACCTACGCCGGTGCCGATGGGGCATTCGGGATCGACAACGTGGATATCCGGTATGCCAACAAGACCACATTCGGCAGCACCGAGATGGCCTACGGAGTGACGCTGAACAACAACCCGAGCGTCCAGGACCTCTGGAACACCACTCCCGGGTGGGGCTTTCCGTTCATCGGCTCGGAAGGTGCACCGGGCGGCGCTGCCAGCACAATGATAGACGGCGGGCTCTCGCAGAACGTGCTGGGATTGGGCAGCTATGCGATGGTCGGCAACTTGGTGTACGGCGAAGTCTCACTCTACCGCTCGGCATTCCAGGGCACGGCCGCGCCCTCGTCGGAGACCGGCGCGATTCACGGCGTGGCCCCGTATTGGCGGCTGGCGCTGCAGAAGGAATGGGAGCACCAATACCTGATGGTGGGCACCTTCGGTCTGCACACCAGCCTCTTCCCGGACGTCTTGACTGGACCCCGAGACACCTATTCGGATGTGGGCGCCGACGCGCAGTTCGAGTCCAAGGCGGGCACTGGCAACGTGGTGGTGCGAGGAAGCTGGATCCACGAGAACCAGACCCTCGACGCGACCTTCGCTGGGGGCGGGTCGGAGAGCGTCAAGAATTCGCTCAAGGTCCTGCGGCTGAATGCCAGCTACTACCCCCGGCAGTGGCTCGGCGTGACCGGCGGCTACTTCGACACCAGGGGCTCGACCGACGCCGGCCTGTACGCGCCGGACCCGGTCGACGGCAGCGCGAGCGGCAGCCCCAAGACCAACGGCTTCCTCGGGGAGGTGGATCTGAACCCATGGGAGAACACCCGTCTTGGCCTGCAATACACCGCCTACTCGAACTTCAACGGCGGGAAGACCAACTACGACGGAAGCGGGCGGGATGCCTCAGGGAACAACACCCTGTTCGCCTTTGCGTGGCTCGCGTTCTGATCGCAGTAGGGCCGCCAGCGTGCACGCGGATAGGAACCAATGGACCACGCCGCCGCGAACAGCGTCATGAGGGTCTACCACTCGGTCTCGCTGCTTCTGCCCGACGGCACGGTGCTCCACGGCGCCAGCGGCAACGCCCTGGCCGGAACCTCCATCGTTCCCGATGAGCACAACCACGAGATCTTCTCGCCGCCGTACCTGTTCAAGGGGGCGCGTCCGACAATCACGAGCGCCCCGACCGCCGTGCACTACGGGAACACCTTCTCCGTCGCCACGCCGAACGCGGCGCAGGTCACCGACGTTCGCTGGATCCGGATCGGCTCGGTCACCCATGCATTCGACGCGGGCCAGCGGGCAAATACGCTGACGTTCACCCAGACGTCCACCGGGCTGACCGTCACGGCGCCGGCGAACCCGAACCTGGCGCCGCCGGGGCACTACTTGTTGTTCATCCTCAATCGGAACGGGGTGCCATCGGTGGGGAAGATCGTGCAGGTGCTTCCATAGTCGAGCGTCGAGGCCTGAAATGGGATCCGGTCCTCGCACGCGCCGGCTCACCCGCGGCGTTCTCTCCTCAATGGAGAACCGAGGATCGAAGTGGTCGGCATGAGCCGTCCAGGCAATAACCTGCAGTACATTCCGTAACCCGCCGGGCGTGGTGATTCTAGGCTGGCGCCATCGTGGGCGTGAGTTCGCACCTGCGCTCTGGGCTGTTGTAAGACCTAGAAGGGCGCTAGCGTTATCAGAACTTTGGTGCTTAAGGACAACGCCTACATCTTCCCGGGCCTCGGCGTGGTCGCCTGCCGGATCAGGCGGGTGATGGCCGCCATGTTCCTGGCCGCCGCGGATACGCTCTCTGCCGCCACCAACTCGGCCGAGTTGGAGCAGGGCCCGGTGTACCCGGCCATCTCCCTGATGCGTGACGCATCGGCACAGGTGGCTGAGAGCGTCGCCCTGTCAGGCTACCGCGAGGGCCTCGCGCTTCTGCCCCCGCCAGACAATCTGGGTGCACACATCCAATACCCGCTCTATCAGCTGGCCTACCCCGCAGTACCCTCGCGGGTCACGGCCTCCCAGCCGGCTTCACGTTGACCGAGCGAAGCGTCCGGGTCCTCACGCTCAACAGCGGGTCGTCGAGTCTCAAAGCGGCGGTGTACGATATAGGCCAGGTCGAGACTCGGGTGCTCTCGATGACGGCGATCCGCATCGGACTCCTCGGGAGCCGGGTCCGGTTCGCCGGCGCCGACGGCGGCGTACTGCTGGATGGGGAGCAGAGTCTGCCCAATCACGCCCGCGCCTTGCAGCTGCTCCTGGGATGGCTGGAGCAGGAGCGCCCGTCGCTTCGCCTCGACGTCGTCGGCCACCGGGTGGTGCACGGCGGCGGGCGCCACTGGGACCCCGAGCTGGTCACGCCGGATCTCCTCGCGTCGTTAGAGGTGTTCGTCCCGGTCGATCCCGACCACATGCCTCACGCCCTCGACGGCATTCGGGCCGTCGGGAGTGCGTATCCCGGCGTCCGGCAGGTCGCCTGCTTCGACACCGGCTTCCACCGCGAGCTGCTGCCGGTGGCTCGGCGCTACGCCGTGCCTGACGACCTCGGCGGCAAGGGGATCATGCGATACGGGTTTCACGGCCTCTCGTATGAGTACGTCATGCAGGCGCTGCAGCAGCTCGAGGGCGACGCCGCTCACGGCCGGGTGGTCGTCGCCCACCTCGGCAACGGAGCTAGCATGGCCGCCATCAGTGACGGCCGAAGCCTCGACACCACGATGGGCTTCTCGCCCACGGGGGGCCTGATGATGGGGACGCGCTGCGGCGATCTCGATCCCAGTGTGCCGTTGTATCTGATCCGCCAACTGGGGATGAGCCCGGACGCGGTAGGGGCGTTGATTAACCATCAGTCCGGCCTGCTCGGCGTCTCGGGCCGCAGCGAGGACATGGGCGATCTGCTGGCGCAGGAAGCGAGCGACCATCGCGCAGCCGCGGCGGTCGCCCTATTCTGCTATCAGGCGAAGAAGGCGCTGGGCGCCTGCGCCGCCACGCTCGGGGGAGTGGATGTCCTGGTGTTCACCGGGGGAATCGGAGAGCACGCGCCGCCGGTGCGGGAGCGAATCGCGGCCGGCCTGGAGTTCCTGGGCATCGAGCTCGACCTCGAACGCAACTGGCGCAACGAGCCGGTGATCTCGACTGGCGAGAGCCGGGTGCTCGTGCGGGTCATCCAGACCAACGAGGAATTGATGGTCGCGCGGCACGCGAGCCGCCTCGCGGCCGGAGGATAGCAAAGACCATGACGACACTGGTATTCGATCCGGGGCTTTCGACCTCGGTGGAGCGGGACGCCGCGCATCCCGGCAGGCGCGCGCCCGCGGCCGAGGGCCCCCTGTCACGCGAGCTGCTGGACCGCATGCAGCGCTACTGGAACGCGGCGAACTACCTCACCGTGGGGCAGATCTACCTCGCCGAGAACCCGCTCCTGCGCGAGCCGCTCCGGCCCGAGCACGTTAAGCCCCGCCTCCTGGGACACTGGGGCACGTCGACCGGCCAGAGCTTCATCTGTGTGCATCTGAACCGGCTGATCACGGAGCGGGACGCGAACGTGATCTATATCTCCGGACCTGGCCACGGGGGTCCGGCCCTCAATGCGGCCGCCTATCTCGAGGGCAGCTTCACCGAGGTGTACCCCGAGATCACCCGCGACACGGCCGGCATGCGGCTCCTGTTCCGGCGGTTCTCCACGCCCGGCGGCATCGGCAGCCACTGCGGCCCGCACCTGCCAAGCTCGATCCACGAAGGCGGAGAGCTCGGCTACGCCCTGGTCCACGCCTACGGCGCGGCATTCGACAATCCGGACCTGCTGGTCGTGTGTGTGATCGGCGACGGCGAGGCGGAGACCGGACCGCTGGCCGGCAGCTGGCAGAGCAACCGGTTCCTCAATCCGGTACGCGACGGTGCTGTGCTCCCGATCCTGCACCTCAACGGGTACAAGATCGCGGGCCCCACCGTGGATGGCCGCACCCGCGATGCCGAGCTGGCCCAGCTCTTTCAGGGCCACGGCTACACGCCCCACTTCGTGGAGGGGGACGACCCCGCCAGCATGCATCAGCTCTTCGCGGCAACGCTCGACCAGTGCTACGACGAGATCCGGCGCATCCAGCAGGACGCACGGGCCCACGGCCTCCAGGGGCGTCCGAGCTGGCCGGTGATCGTGCTCCGCACGCCGAAGGGGTGGACCGGGCCGAAGGAGGTGGACGGAATCCCGATCGAGGGAACGTTCCGCGCTCATCAGGTGCCGCTGGAGGCCGTGCGCGAGAATCCCGCGCATCTCAAGCTGCTGGAGGCGTGGCTCCGGAGTTACCGCCCGGAGGAGCTGTTCGACGCGGACGGCGGGCTCCTCCCCGAGCTCGCCAGTCTGGCGCCGACCGGCGGCCGCCGCATGGGGGCCAACCCCCACGTGAACGGCGGCCGGCTGCTCGCCCCGCTGGACCTGCCCGACGTCACCGGGTATGCGCTCGACGTCCCCGGTCCTGGCCAGATGATGGCCGAGGCGCCGCGCAAGCTGGGCGAGTTCTTCCGCGACGTGATCCGGAGGAACCCGGCCACGTTCCGGCTCTTCTGCCCTGACGAGACCAACTCGAATCGGCTCAACGCGGTGTTCGAGGTGACCGACCGCTGCAGCGTCGGCGAGACGGTACCGATCGACGATCACGTGGGCCCCGATGGCCGGGTGATGGAGATTCTCAGCGAGCATTGCTGCGAGGGCTGGCTGGAGGGCTACGTGCTGACCGGCCGGCACGGGGTCTTCACGTCCTACGAGGCCTTCGCCCAGATCGTAGACTCGATGTTGACGCAGCACGCGAAGTGGCTGGCGCAGTCACGCGAACTCCCCTGGCGGGCGCCGATCGCGTCACTCAACGTATTTCTCAGCAGCCACGCCTGGCGGAGCGACCACAACGGCTTCACCCATCAGGCGCCGGGATTCGTGGACAACGCGCTGGCCCGCCGGAGCGAGGTGATCCGGATCTACTTCCCGCCCGACTCGAACTGCCTGCTCGCGGTGTTCCATCACCGGCTGCGTAGCCGGAAGCGGGTCAACGTAGTGACCTGCGGAAAGCAGCCCGCGCTCCAATGGCTGAGCATGGAACAAGCGCTGGACCACTGTGCCCGCGGCGCCTCGGTCTGGGACTTCGCGAGCAACGAGGGCGACGGGGAGCCGGATGTGGTGCTCGCGTGTGTCGGCGACGTGCCTACTCTGGAAACCTGTGCCGCCTCGTGGCTCCTGCAGAAACACGTGCCGGGCATCCGTGTCCGCGTGGTCAACGTGGTGGACCTCGGCGTGCTGATGAGTCCGGACCGCTACCCGCATGGCATGGACGACGCGGCGTTCGAGGCGCTCTTCACCCAGGCGGCGCCGGTGATCTTTGCCTATCACGGCTTTCCCTCGGTGGTCCACAGCATGGTGCACGGCCGGGCCAACGAGGGGCGGTTCCATGTGCGCGGCTTCATCGATCAGGGCGCCGTGACGACGCCGTTCGACATGGTGGTGCTGAACCGGATGAGCCGCTTTCACCTGGCGCTGGACGCGCTCAAATACGTACCGCGGCTTCGCTCGATCACGGATGAGGTGGTGGATCTGTTCGAGCAGAAGCTGAGCGAGCATCAGGGCTACATCCGGGAGCACCTGGAGGACCTGCCCGAGATCGCCAATTGGCGCTGGACCAGCGATTTCAGCGTCGGCGATGGCTAAGGTGTCTTCCCCCGGCCTTCAGGATTCCTTCATCCGAGCCGGGGTAGCATTGGGGCAGCCGTCAACGTGGAGCGTCTTCAGTGCCCAATGCCACCATGACATCGGACCGGCCCGGCGGGGAGCCGCTCGAGACGGTGCTCCGGCCCAGCCATGATGCCTGGATCGAGGAGACCCGCCGGTTCCTCACGCCGGCGCTGGACTCCGAGGCCGACTTCTGGACCCGCTGGTCCGCCGTTCGTTACATCTCGGATGATTTCCGGGAGCAGTTCCGGCTCGAGCGCGCGCTGGTCGCAGCGCTTCGCCCGCTCCTCCGGGAGGAGGTCGCAAACCGGCTGATGCATGAAGGCGAACGGGTCGTGCTCCTGCGGCTCGAGCTGGACCGCATCGGTCGCCGCCGTGGCACGTCGGCGGAGTTCGCCGCGGGCGCCGACCGTCTGTTGGAGCAGATGGGGGTCTGGTGTGCCGAGATCGAGCTCGCGGCGCGCGGGATTACTCGGGAGGCTCTCCCCGCGGAGGGCGCCGCGTATCTGGCGCACCTCGAGGCGGTTCTGCGGACCCGGCGGTGACCCGTGCGTCCGAGTCAGTCTTGCCGGATCCGCTCTGCATCGGAGGTCCCATGGCACGACCAGGACTGCTCCTCGCAAGCCTGATCCTTGTCGCCTCCGCCTGCGGGGACGGCACCGCCCCCACCAGTCTGGACGGGGTATACACGCTGGTGGCCGAGAACGACCAGCCACTGCCGTCCGATCCAAGCGCACCGAATGGCTGCTGCATCACACTGAGCGGCTCTGTCACCTTTAGCGCCACCGGCTACGACCTCCGCACGTCATATCGCAACAAGAACACCAGCCTCGAGTTCGACAACTCCGAGCAGGGGACGTACACCCGTCAGGGCAACACGCTGACCTTCACCCGTACCGGCGGCGATGGCGAAGGCATACCCTATCTCCTTGCGCCGGGCACCGTGTCGGCTGACGAGCGGACGGTCACGCTGCTCTATGGCGATGAAGGACCGGGCTCGAATCAGATCAGCGGCACATTTCACCGCTGAGCCGTTAACTCGTAGTCCAGCCGGGTGATCCGGCCGCGCCAGTATGGGTGCGGACCGTCCGGCAGAAGCCACGACACCTCGCCCTCGAGCGGCACTGTCATGCCTTGCCGCTCCTCGTAATTCCACTGCCGGCCCTGCCAGG
Coding sequences within it:
- a CDS encoding galactose oxidase early set domain-containing protein — encoded protein: MDHAAANSVMRVYHSVSLLLPDGTVLHGASGNALAGTSIVPDEHNHEIFSPPYLFKGARPTITSAPTAVHYGNTFSVATPNAAQVTDVRWIRIGSVTHAFDAGQRANTLTFTQTSTGLTVTAPANPNLAPPGHYLLFILNRNGVPSVGKIVQVLP
- a CDS encoding malic enzyme-like NAD(P)-binding protein; the protein is MLKDNAYIFPGLGVVACRIRRVMAAMFLAAADTLSAATNSAELEQGPVYPAISLMRDASAQVAESVALSGYREGLALLPPPDNLGAHIQYPLYQLAYPAVPSRVTASQPASR
- a CDS encoding acetate/propionate family kinase, which produces MTERSVRVLTLNSGSSSLKAAVYDIGQVETRVLSMTAIRIGLLGSRVRFAGADGGVLLDGEQSLPNHARALQLLLGWLEQERPSLRLDVVGHRVVHGGGRHWDPELVTPDLLASLEVFVPVDPDHMPHALDGIRAVGSAYPGVRQVACFDTGFHRELLPVARRYAVPDDLGGKGIMRYGFHGLSYEYVMQALQQLEGDAAHGRVVVAHLGNGASMAAISDGRSLDTTMGFSPTGGLMMGTRCGDLDPSVPLYLIRQLGMSPDAVGALINHQSGLLGVSGRSEDMGDLLAQEASDHRAAAAVALFCYQAKKALGACAATLGGVDVLVFTGGIGEHAPPVRERIAAGLEFLGIELDLERNWRNEPVISTGESRVLVRVIQTNEELMVARHASRLAAGG
- a CDS encoding phosphoketolase family protein; protein product: MTTLVFDPGLSTSVERDAAHPGRRAPAAEGPLSRELLDRMQRYWNAANYLTVGQIYLAENPLLREPLRPEHVKPRLLGHWGTSTGQSFICVHLNRLITERDANVIYISGPGHGGPALNAAAYLEGSFTEVYPEITRDTAGMRLLFRRFSTPGGIGSHCGPHLPSSIHEGGELGYALVHAYGAAFDNPDLLVVCVIGDGEAETGPLAGSWQSNRFLNPVRDGAVLPILHLNGYKIAGPTVDGRTRDAELAQLFQGHGYTPHFVEGDDPASMHQLFAATLDQCYDEIRRIQQDARAHGLQGRPSWPVIVLRTPKGWTGPKEVDGIPIEGTFRAHQVPLEAVRENPAHLKLLEAWLRSYRPEELFDADGGLLPELASLAPTGGRRMGANPHVNGGRLLAPLDLPDVTGYALDVPGPGQMMAEAPRKLGEFFRDVIRRNPATFRLFCPDETNSNRLNAVFEVTDRCSVGETVPIDDHVGPDGRVMEILSEHCCEGWLEGYVLTGRHGVFTSYEAFAQIVDSMLTQHAKWLAQSRELPWRAPIASLNVFLSSHAWRSDHNGFTHQAPGFVDNALARRSEVIRIYFPPDSNCLLAVFHHRLRSRKRVNVVTCGKQPALQWLSMEQALDHCARGASVWDFASNEGDGEPDVVLACVGDVPTLETCAASWLLQKHVPGIRVRVVNVVDLGVLMSPDRYPHGMDDAAFEALFTQAAPVIFAYHGFPSVVHSMVHGRANEGRFHVRGFIDQGAVTTPFDMVVLNRMSRFHLALDALKYVPRLRSITDEVVDLFEQKLSEHQGYIREHLEDLPEIANWRWTSDFSVGDG
- a CDS encoding lipocalin family protein, which encodes MARPGLLLASLILVASACGDGTAPTSLDGVYTLVAENDQPLPSDPSAPNGCCITLSGSVTFSATGYDLRTSYRNKNTSLEFDNSEQGTYTRQGNTLTFTRTGGDGEGIPYLLAPGTVSADERTVTLLYGDEGPGSNQISGTFHR